A single Mangrovimonas sp. YM274 DNA region contains:
- the fsa gene encoding fructose-6-phosphate aldolase translates to MKFFIDTANLDQIREAQELGILDGVTTNPSLMAKEGITGVDNIMKHYVDICNIVDGDVSAEVISTDFEGMVREGEALAELHDQIVIKLPMIKDGVKACKYFSDKGIKTNVTLVFSPGQALLAAKAGATYVSPFIGRLDDISTDGLNLIAEIRQIFDNYGYETEILAASVRHTMHVIDCAKLGADVMTGPLSAITGLLNHPLTDIGLEKFLADYKKGN, encoded by the coding sequence ATGAAATTTTTTATAGACACAGCTAATTTAGATCAAATTAGAGAGGCACAGGAATTAGGTATTTTGGATGGTGTAACAACCAACCCTTCATTAATGGCCAAAGAAGGTATTACAGGGGTTGATAACATTATGAAGCACTATGTAGATATCTGTAATATTGTAGATGGTGATGTAAGTGCCGAGGTAATTTCTACAGATTTTGAAGGAATGGTAAGAGAGGGTGAGGCTTTAGCTGAGTTACACGACCAAATCGTGATTAAATTACCAATGATTAAAGACGGTGTTAAGGCTTGTAAATATTTCAGTGATAAAGGAATTAAAACCAATGTAACTTTGGTGTTTTCTCCAGGGCAAGCGTTATTGGCGGCTAAAGCGGGAGCAACTTATGTTTCTCCATTTATTGGTCGTTTAGACGATATTTCTACAGATGGATTGAACCTTATTGCTGAAATCCGTCAAATTTTTGACAACTACGGTTACGAAACAGAAATTCTTGCGGCTTCTGTACGTCACACAATGCACGTGATTGACTGTGCTAAACTTGGTGCAGATGTAATGACTGGGCCATTGAGTGCTATTACAGGCTTGTTAAACCACCCATTAACAGATATAGGACTTGAGAAGTTTTTGGCAGACTATAAAAAAGGAAACTAA
- a CDS encoding Lrp/AsnC family transcriptional regulator produces MTLDKTDLKLLKLLQADSKQTNKELSNKLNLSVTAVYERIKKLEREGVIQKYVALLNKESVDRGFVAFCHIKLIQHSHDYVVKFEEEVANLKEVVECYHISGDYDYLLKVMVRDMEDFRKFMVNKLTSINHIGSTHSMFVINEVKHTTAITV; encoded by the coding sequence ATGACTTTGGACAAAACAGATTTAAAACTCCTCAAATTACTGCAGGCAGACAGCAAGCAGACCAATAAAGAACTTTCCAATAAATTGAACCTGTCCGTGACTGCAGTTTATGAACGCATCAAGAAATTGGAGCGGGAAGGGGTCATCCAAAAATATGTGGCGCTTTTGAATAAGGAATCGGTGGATAGAGGGTTTGTGGCCTTTTGCCATATCAAGCTCATTCAGCATTCACATGATTATGTGGTAAAGTTTGAAGAGGAAGTTGCCAATTTAAAGGAAGTCGTAGAATGCTATCATATAAGTGGCGATTATGATTATTTATTGAAAGTTATGGTGCGAGATATGGAAGATTTTCGGAAATTTATGGTAAACAAACTCACTTCCATTAATCATATTGGAAGTACACACAGTATGTTTGTAATCAATGAAGTAAAGCATACTACGGCTATTACAGTGTAA
- a CDS encoding putative signal transducing protein: MSEDNYIKIFSGNFIMVQLMISKLEDVGIEPIIKDESESGRLAGFGSSIQGFQELYVHKDELDKAVHIVESVRSEMEA, translated from the coding sequence ATGAGCGAAGACAATTACATAAAAATTTTCTCTGGCAACTTTATTATGGTACAGCTCATGATAAGCAAGCTTGAAGATGTAGGCATTGAACCTATCATCAAAGATGAATCGGAATCTGGTAGATTGGCCGGTTTTGGATCGTCCATACAGGGATTCCAGGAACTTTACGTCCATAAGGACGAATTGGACAAGGCAGTTCACATTGTAGAATCTGTAAGATCTGAAATGGAAGCATAA
- a CDS encoding peroxiredoxin yields the protein MAFVGKKFPNLNVDAMNEMGDTYKINVLEEAVNNKKKVVLFWYPKDFTFVCPTELHAFQAALAEFEKRNTIVIGASCDTPEVHFAWLNTAKDNGGIEGVTYPILADSNRNLASTLGILDITNETYNEETGVVTVEGDNVTYRATYIIDEEGTVQHESINNMPLGRNVGEYLRLIDALTHVQEKGEVCPANWEEGKDAMNANRDGVASYLASH from the coding sequence ATGGCATTTGTAGGAAAAAAATTTCCAAATTTAAACGTAGACGCAATGAACGAAATGGGTGACACCTATAAAATCAACGTTCTTGAAGAAGCGGTAAACAACAAGAAAAAAGTAGTTTTATTTTGGTACCCAAAAGACTTTACTTTTGTATGCCCTACTGAGTTGCACGCATTCCAAGCTGCTTTAGCTGAATTTGAAAAGCGCAACACAATCGTAATCGGAGCATCTTGCGACACTCCAGAAGTACACTTTGCATGGTTGAACACTGCAAAAGACAACGGAGGAATTGAAGGTGTAACTTACCCAATCTTGGCCGATTCTAACAGAAACTTAGCTTCTACCTTAGGAATCTTAGATATCACCAACGAAACTTACAACGAAGAAACTGGTGTTGTAACTGTAGAAGGTGACAACGTAACTTACAGAGCTACTTACATCATCGATGAAGAAGGAACTGTACAACACGAGAGCATCAACAACATGCCATTAGGAAGAAACGTTGGAGAATACCTTCGTTTAATCGATGCCTTGACTCACGTTCAAGAAAAAGGGGAAGTTTGTCCAGCAAACTGGGAAGAAGGTAAAGACGCTATGAACGCCAACAGAGATGGTGTTGCTAGCTACTTGGCTTCTCACTAA
- a CDS encoding aminotransferase class I/II-fold pyridoxal phosphate-dependent enzyme, with the protein MEFKPANKIQDLQYFGEFGGVNPSISDSSTYTFLSAKTMFDTFEGNADGCYLYSRHSSPSNLYLGEALAAMEGTETANVSASGMGAITPVLMQLCGAGEHIVSSRTIYGGTYAFLKNFMPRFNVSTSFVDITKLDVVEAAITENTKVLYCETVSNPLLEVADIKGLSEIAKRHNLTLVVDNTFSPLSISPVKLGADVVIHSLTKFINGSSDTVGGVVCGSQEFIDALRNVNDGASMLLGPTMDSLRASSVLKNLRTLHIRMMQHSHNATYLAKKFEADGLKTVYPGLASHPSHNLFKSMMNEKYGFGGMLTIDVGSLDKANELMELMQERNLGYLAVSLGFYKTLFSAPGSSTSSEIPEDEQAEMGLTDGLIRFSIGLDADIERTYEMMRACMEELNILSKVSEMEV; encoded by the coding sequence ATGGAATTTAAACCCGCAAACAAAATACAAGACTTACAATATTTTGGAGAATTTGGAGGTGTCAACCCATCCATTTCAGACTCTTCAACTTACACCTTTTTATCTGCAAAAACCATGTTCGACACTTTCGAAGGGAATGCAGATGGATGCTACCTTTATTCACGTCACTCTTCTCCTTCCAACCTATATTTAGGAGAAGCATTAGCAGCAATGGAAGGTACGGAAACAGCAAACGTATCCGCCTCTGGAATGGGTGCCATTACCCCAGTATTGATGCAATTGTGTGGCGCAGGAGAACATATCGTTTCCAGTAGAACCATCTACGGAGGAACGTATGCCTTCTTGAAGAATTTTATGCCACGTTTTAATGTATCCACGTCTTTTGTAGACATTACTAAATTAGATGTCGTTGAAGCGGCCATTACCGAAAACACCAAAGTACTTTACTGCGAAACCGTAAGCAACCCACTTTTGGAAGTAGCCGATATTAAAGGGTTATCCGAAATTGCAAAACGCCACAATTTGACGTTGGTGGTAGACAATACATTTTCCCCATTGTCCATTAGCCCAGTAAAATTGGGAGCTGATGTGGTAATCCACAGTCTTACAAAATTCATTAATGGTTCCAGTGATACCGTTGGAGGTGTAGTATGTGGTAGCCAAGAGTTTATCGATGCGCTTCGTAATGTAAACGATGGTGCTTCTATGTTATTAGGACCTACTATGGATAGTCTTAGAGCGTCTTCAGTGTTGAAAAACTTGAGAACGCTTCACATTCGTATGATGCAACACAGCCATAACGCCACTTATTTGGCTAAAAAATTTGAAGCTGATGGCTTGAAAACTGTATACCCTGGATTGGCATCACATCCATCCCACAATTTGTTCAAAAGCATGATGAACGAAAAATACGGTTTTGGTGGTATGTTGACTATTGATGTAGGCTCTTTAGACAAAGCCAACGAATTAATGGAACTTATGCAAGAGCGAAACTTAGGATATTTGGCCGTAAGTTTAGGGTTCTACAAAACACTTTTCAGTGCGCCGGGAAGCTCTACATCTTCTGAAATTCCAGAAGATGAACAAGCCGAAATGGGACTTACCGATGGCCTGATCCGTTTTTCTATTGGTTTGGACGCCGATATTGAGCGTACCTACGAAATGATGAGAGCCTGTATGGAAGAACTTAATATTCTGAGCAAAGTATCTGAAATGGAAGTTTAG
- a CDS encoding co-chaperone YbbN, which yields MVQELNQDNLQDIINSNDTVVVQFSATWCGNCRIMKPKFKKLASENESTAFVVADAEKFPESRKLANVDNLPTFATFKNGAFVNQVQTNKFEVLKDLVSEVV from the coding sequence ATGGTACAAGAATTAAATCAAGATAACCTACAGGACATCATCAACTCCAACGATACTGTTGTGGTGCAATTTTCAGCAACTTGGTGCGGAAACTGCAGAATCATGAAACCAAAATTCAAAAAATTGGCTTCAGAAAACGAAAGCACTGCTTTTGTAGTAGCGGATGCCGAAAAATTTCCTGAATCTAGAAAGTTGGCCAATGTGGATAACCTTCCAACATTTGCAACCTTTAAAAATGGAGCATTTGTAAACCAAGTGCAGACCAACAAATTTGAGGTTTTGAAGGACCTAGTATCGGAAGTTGTTTAA
- a CDS encoding CPBP family intramembrane glutamic endopeptidase: MGVDFVYVCAFSVYPQELIYRTLYFNRYQNLMKSKWISIILNALVFSMAHLMFKNTLVLIMTFLGGLLFALTFLKTKSTTLVSIEHAIYGSWLFTVGMGDMLGFPS; the protein is encoded by the coding sequence GTGGGTGTTGATTTTGTTTATGTATGCGCTTTTTCTGTCTATCCACAAGAACTTATTTATAGGACGCTGTACTTTAATAGGTATCAAAATTTAATGAAAAGTAAGTGGATATCTATAATCTTAAATGCACTTGTGTTTTCAATGGCGCATTTAATGTTTAAGAATACATTGGTACTCATCATGACCTTTTTGGGAGGCTTATTGTTTGCCCTTACTTTTTTAAAGACAAAATCTACCACTTTGGTATCAATAGAGCATGCCATTTATGGGAGTTGGTTGTTTACCGTGGGCATGGGCGATATGCTTGGATTTCCATCGTAA
- a CDS encoding SDR family oxidoreductase translates to MSKVVLITGGSSGIGKSIGEFLTTKGYKVYGTSRNPDKYTNSKFQLIALDVSKPDTIAKAVAFVVERSGKIDVLINNAGAGITGPIEEIPDVEIKRNFETNFFGPINVIKAVLPHMRNQNTGMIVNVTSIAGYMGLPYRGIYSASKGALELVTEAFRMELKGFNIKMTNVAPGDFATNIAAGRFHAPVLQESPYKEPYGNTLKLMDAHVDEGKDPMLMAKAIHKIIETPNPKIHYKVGEFMQKFSIVLKRILPDKVYEKLLLNHYKL, encoded by the coding sequence ATGTCTAAAGTTGTACTCATTACCGGAGGATCTTCCGGAATCGGTAAATCCATAGGAGAGTTTTTAACTACAAAAGGGTATAAGGTATACGGTACCAGCAGAAATCCTGATAAATATACCAATAGCAAGTTTCAATTAATAGCCTTGGATGTTTCCAAGCCTGATACAATTGCCAAGGCAGTAGCCTTTGTGGTGGAGAGGTCAGGGAAAATAGATGTGCTCATTAACAATGCCGGGGCAGGAATAACTGGCCCTATTGAAGAAATTCCGGATGTGGAAATCAAGCGTAATTTCGAAACTAATTTTTTTGGTCCAATAAATGTTATCAAGGCTGTATTGCCACACATGCGTAACCAAAATACTGGGATGATAGTTAACGTAACTTCCATTGCGGGCTATATGGGATTGCCTTACCGAGGTATTTACAGTGCCAGCAAAGGGGCTTTGGAACTGGTGACGGAGGCTTTCAGGATGGAACTTAAAGGTTTTAACATTAAAATGACCAATGTGGCTCCTGGAGATTTTGCTACAAATATTGCAGCGGGAAGGTTTCATGCGCCTGTATTGCAGGAGTCTCCATACAAGGAACCTTATGGAAATACCTTAAAATTGATGGATGCCCATGTAGATGAAGGAAAGGACCCTATGCTTATGGCAAAAGCCATTCATAAAATCATAGAAACTCCAAATCCTAAAATCCATTATAAAGTAGGAGAGTTTATGCAGAAGTTTTCCATTGTTTTAAAGCGAATTTTGCCTGATAAAGTTTACGAAAAACTACTGCTTAATCATTATAAATTGTAA
- the nhaC gene encoding Na+/H+ antiporter NhaC has translation MSNTKRKPSMQSQEIKPTQPQDEHIVENRELSIWEALIPVLALVLMLGYNVIEAFGDDALSGSNQFILLLGAAVAAIVGYFNKVSFNQMMEEVAENIKSTSGAILILLLVGSLAGTWLISGIIPSMIYYGLQILSPSIFLPACVIICAIISVATGSSWTTSATVGIALIGIGNALGINPGMTAGAVISGAYFGDKMSPLSDTTNLAPAMAGGELFSHIKYMMYTTIPTLIITLVLFIIISLSLDVKGDADTSEMLNAIGSAFHISPWLFLVPALVIFMIVKKTPPLPALLAGTLLGGVFALIFQPEIVKQITGASELTFLSAYKGIMTAITVDTSVTTSSAELNDLFSSGGMYGMLGTIWLILCAMVFGGVMDAIGALSRISKAVLNLFDSVFGLFASTVISCIGLNALASDQYLALVIPGRMYKKAFEDKGLAPENLSRTLEDSGTVTSVLVPWNTCGAYQSGVLGVDTLSYAGYAFFNYLSPFTTLFYAAFKIKIKQISKAHF, from the coding sequence ATCTCCAATACTAAACGCAAGCCATCCATGCAAAGCCAGGAAATAAAACCCACCCAACCACAAGACGAGCATATTGTTGAGAATAGAGAATTAAGCATTTGGGAAGCCTTGATTCCTGTATTGGCATTGGTGTTAATGCTAGGCTATAATGTTATTGAGGCCTTTGGAGATGACGCCCTAAGCGGAAGCAATCAGTTTATCCTACTTTTAGGAGCAGCTGTAGCCGCCATTGTTGGATACTTCAATAAGGTATCTTTTAACCAAATGATGGAAGAAGTAGCCGAAAACATCAAATCTACTTCAGGGGCAATTCTAATTTTACTTTTAGTAGGTTCTTTGGCGGGAACATGGCTCATTAGCGGTATCATTCCGTCTATGATTTATTACGGACTTCAAATTTTAAGTCCGTCAATTTTTCTACCAGCCTGTGTCATCATTTGTGCTATTATATCGGTAGCTACGGGAAGTAGCTGGACCACCTCTGCAACCGTGGGGATTGCACTTATAGGGATTGGCAATGCTTTGGGCATTAATCCAGGAATGACAGCAGGCGCCGTAATTTCAGGTGCCTATTTTGGTGATAAAATGTCTCCTTTAAGTGATACTACCAATTTGGCTCCAGCTATGGCAGGAGGCGAATTGTTTTCTCATATTAAATATATGATGTATACCACAATACCTACCTTGATCATTACTTTAGTACTGTTTATCATTATTAGCCTGTCTCTTGATGTAAAAGGTGATGCGGATACTTCGGAAATGTTGAATGCTATAGGTAGTGCCTTTCATATTTCGCCTTGGCTATTTTTGGTGCCTGCATTGGTCATCTTTATGATTGTAAAAAAGACGCCTCCCTTACCTGCACTTTTGGCTGGAACCTTACTGGGCGGTGTGTTTGCCCTAATTTTTCAACCAGAAATTGTCAAACAAATAACTGGTGCTTCAGAGCTAACTTTCCTCTCAGCCTACAAAGGTATTATGACTGCTATTACAGTAGATACTTCGGTAACCACTTCTAGTGCCGAATTAAATGATTTATTCTCCTCGGGAGGTATGTACGGTATGTTGGGCACTATTTGGCTAATTCTTTGCGCCATGGTTTTTGGAGGTGTGATGGATGCCATTGGCGCCTTGTCCAGAATCAGTAAGGCCGTATTGAATTTGTTTGACTCTGTCTTCGGTCTTTTTGCTAGTACCGTTATTAGTTGTATCGGATTGAATGCCCTTGCCAGTGATCAATATTTGGCTTTGGTAATTCCTGGAAGAATGTATAAAAAGGCGTTTGAAGATAAAGGATTGGCACCAGAAAACCTTAGCCGCACCCTTGAAGATTCAGGGACAGTAACTTCGGTGTTAGTTCCTTGGAATACTTGTGGCGCCTACCAAAGCGGCGTGTTGGGTGTGGACACTTTATCGTATGCCGGCTATGCCTTCTTTAATTACCTGAGCCCGTTTACAACCTTATTTTATGCGGCCTTTAAAATTAAGATAAAGCAAATTTCCAAGGCTCATTTTTAA
- a CDS encoding ABC-F family ATP-binding cassette domain-containing protein: MLSVSNLSVQFGKRVLFDEVNTTFAQGNCYGIIGANGAGKSTFLKILSGKMDPTSGHVHLEPGKRMSVLEQNHNLYDEHTVLETIIMGNKPLHELKTQIDALYADYTDENAEKIGELQVQFEEMNGWNADSDAAAMLSNLGIKEDLHYMLMKDLDGKQKVRVLLAQALFGNPDVLIMDEPTNDLDYETISWLENFLADYNNCVIVVSHDRHFLDAVCTHISDIDFGKITHYSGNYTFWYESSQLAARQRAQQNKKAEEKKKELEEFIRRFSANVAKSKQATSRKKMIDKLNISEIKPSSRRYPAIIFERDREAGDQILNIENLSATLDGDLLFQNVDINLAKGDKVVVYSKDSRATTAFYQIINGKMEADSGSYSWGVTTSQSYLPLDNSEYFENKLTLVDWLRQWATTEEEREEVYIRGFLGKMIFSGEEALKTADVLSGGEKVRCMLSRMMMMRANVLMLDEPTNHLDLESITAFNNSLKNFKGTVLFTTHDHEFAQTVANRVIELTPNGIIDRYLTFDEYMSDKKIKEQREKMYAIEA, from the coding sequence ATGCTATCAGTTTCTAATCTTTCAGTTCAGTTTGGTAAACGAGTTCTCTTCGATGAGGTGAACACAACTTTTGCCCAAGGGAACTGTTACGGTATTATTGGAGCAAACGGAGCAGGAAAGTCTACGTTTTTAAAGATTTTATCGGGTAAAATGGATCCTACTTCAGGACATGTGCATTTGGAACCTGGAAAACGTATGAGTGTGTTGGAGCAAAACCATAACTTGTATGACGAACATACGGTTTTGGAAACTATCATTATGGGAAATAAGCCCTTACACGAGCTTAAAACTCAAATTGATGCTTTGTATGCTGATTATACCGATGAGAATGCTGAAAAGATAGGGGAGCTTCAGGTACAGTTTGAAGAAATGAATGGTTGGAATGCCGATAGTGATGCCGCTGCCATGCTTTCAAACTTAGGGATCAAGGAAGATTTGCACTATATGTTGATGAAGGATTTGGATGGTAAGCAAAAGGTACGTGTGCTTTTGGCGCAGGCCCTTTTTGGAAATCCAGATGTACTGATTATGGATGAGCCTACCAACGACCTGGATTATGAAACTATTTCTTGGTTGGAAAATTTCTTGGCAGATTATAACAACTGTGTCATTGTGGTATCTCACGACCGTCACTTTTTGGATGCGGTTTGTACGCATATTTCTGATATCGATTTTGGAAAGATTACGCATTATTCAGGAAACTATACCTTCTGGTATGAGTCTTCGCAGTTAGCGGCAAGACAACGGGCACAACAAAACAAGAAAGCAGAAGAAAAGAAAAAGGAATTGGAAGAGTTTATTCGTCGTTTTTCTGCCAACGTTGCCAAATCTAAACAGGCAACCAGTAGAAAGAAAATGATTGACAAGTTGAATATTTCCGAGATCAAGCCTTCTAGCAGACGTTATCCCGCTATTATTTTTGAGCGCGATAGAGAAGCGGGAGATCAAATTCTCAACATTGAAAATCTTTCTGCTACATTGGATGGTGATTTGTTGTTCCAAAATGTTGACATCAATTTAGCAAAGGGTGATAAGGTTGTAGTATATTCCAAAGACTCTCGAGCGACTACAGCATTCTATCAAATTATCAATGGTAAGATGGAAGCTGATTCTGGAAGCTACTCATGGGGAGTAACGACTTCTCAGTCTTATTTGCCTTTAGATAACAGTGAGTATTTTGAGAATAAATTGACTTTGGTAGATTGGTTACGTCAATGGGCTACTACCGAAGAGGAGAGAGAAGAGGTTTACATTAGAGGATTCCTTGGAAAGATGATCTTTAGTGGAGAAGAAGCGCTGAAGACGGCAGACGTATTGTCTGGAGGAGAGAAGGTACGTTGTATGCTAAGTAGAATGATGATGATGAGAGCTAACGTATTGATGCTTGATGAGCCAACAAACCACTTGGATTTGGAAAGTATCACCGCTTTCAACAATTCACTTAAAAACTTTAAAGGAACTGTATTGTTCACTACTCATGACCACGAGTTTGCCCAAACGGTTGCAAACCGAGTGATTGAGCTAACGCCAAACGGAATTATCGATAGATATTTAACCTTTGATGAGTACATGAGCGATAAGAAAATTAAGGAACAAAGAGAAAAGATGTACGCTATAGAAGCCTAA
- a CDS encoding metal-dependent hydrolase: MDSLTQIVLGAACGELALGKKIGNKALLFGAIGGTIPDLDVYVGRLLYSNEIDIMMFHRGFMHSFLFCFIGTFAFGWLAYKLYNTGQRKDTTAISDWFWLFGLSLFTHPILDCFTPYGTQLFTPFSNYRVAFNNISVVDFAYTLPFLGSMVLVMRFKRSNSKRLFWTKLGMGISSLYMLFTLINKLYINSVFERSFKEANISFSRFRTQPTILNNILWYGIAEADNNYYIGYYSLLDTDAQVKRVMSVSKDHDFIEVSHPDMQKLSWFSDGYFNLVKEKKEIRYNDLRYPMLNPDDPNSSIFSFYLEQQGSRWEIKPFQEEAPGREDFELFFKRIKGI; the protein is encoded by the coding sequence ATGGATTCATTAACCCAAATTGTTTTAGGTGCTGCCTGTGGAGAACTGGCACTAGGTAAAAAAATAGGAAACAAGGCTTTGTTATTCGGAGCCATAGGTGGTACCATTCCAGATTTGGATGTGTATGTTGGCAGGCTTTTGTATTCCAATGAAATTGATATTATGATGTTCCACCGTGGATTCATGCATTCATTTTTGTTCTGTTTTATAGGGACGTTTGCTTTTGGATGGTTGGCCTACAAACTGTATAACACAGGACAGCGGAAGGATACTACTGCTATAAGCGATTGGTTTTGGTTGTTTGGATTGTCGCTTTTTACCCACCCAATATTAGATTGTTTTACGCCTTATGGAACCCAATTATTCACGCCATTTTCAAATTATAGGGTAGCCTTTAATAACATCTCCGTGGTGGATTTTGCTTATACCTTGCCTTTTTTGGGCAGCATGGTGTTGGTCATGCGGTTTAAGCGCTCAAATTCAAAACGATTATTTTGGACAAAGTTGGGCATGGGAATTAGTTCATTGTACATGTTATTTACCTTGATTAATAAATTATATATAAATAGTGTTTTTGAAAGATCTTTTAAGGAAGCCAATATATCCTTTTCAAGATTTAGAACTCAGCCAACAATTTTAAATAACATATTGTGGTACGGTATTGCCGAGGCGGATAACAATTATTATATCGGGTATTATTCGTTGCTGGATACAGATGCGCAAGTTAAACGAGTAATGTCTGTTTCAAAAGATCATGATTTTATTGAGGTATCCCATCCTGATATGCAAAAATTATCTTGGTTTAGTGATGGGTATTTCAATTTGGTCAAGGAAAAAAAAGAAATTCGGTATAATGATTTGCGGTATCCTATGTTGAATCCAGACGATCCAAATTCTTCTATTTTTAGTTTTTATTTGGAGCAACAAGGGAGCCGATGGGAAATTAAACCGTTTCAGGAGGAAGCCCCAGGTAGAGAAGATTTTGAACTGTTTTTTAAAAGAATAAAGGGAATTTAA
- the lpdA gene encoding dihydrolipoyl dehydrogenase, whose amino-acid sequence MNSYDVAVIGSGPGGYVAAIRCAQLGMKTAIIEKYSTLGGTCLNVGCIPSKALLDSSHHYEDAVKHFEEHGIEIPGDIKVNLEKMIARKQAVVDQTTGGIDFLMKKNNIDVYEGLGAFKDATHITITGKETIEIEAKNTIIATGSKPSSLPFIEIDKERIITSTEALKLKEIPKHLIVIGGGVIGLELGQVYKRLGAEVSVVEYMDRIIPTMDGGLSKELNKVLKKQKFKINTSHKVKSVERVGDEVVVKADNKKGEEVEFRGDYCLVSVGRRPYTDGLNAEAAGVKLNDRGQVEVNDHLQTSASNIYAIGDVVKGAMLAHKAEEEGVFVAETLAGQKPHIDYNLIPGVVYTWPEVAAVGKSEEQLKEAGVAYKVGQFPMRALGRSRASMDLDGFVKVLADKQTDEILGVHMLGARAADMIAEAVVAMEYRASAEDVSRMSHAHPTFTEAIKEAALAATGDRALHV is encoded by the coding sequence ATGAATTCATACGATGTAGCCGTTATAGGCTCTGGTCCTGGAGGGTATGTGGCGGCCATTCGCTGCGCCCAATTGGGAATGAAAACAGCAATCATAGAAAAATATTCAACACTTGGAGGAACTTGTCTTAACGTAGGATGTATTCCAAGTAAAGCCCTTTTAGATTCTTCTCACCACTACGAAGATGCCGTAAAGCATTTTGAAGAGCACGGAATTGAAATTCCAGGAGACATCAAAGTAAACTTGGAAAAAATGATTGCCCGTAAACAGGCAGTGGTAGACCAAACTACTGGTGGTATCGATTTCTTGATGAAGAAAAACAACATCGATGTTTACGAAGGTTTAGGAGCGTTTAAAGATGCTACTCATATAACGATTACAGGTAAGGAAACTATTGAGATAGAAGCTAAGAATACGATTATCGCTACAGGTTCCAAACCTTCAAGTTTGCCATTTATTGAAATAGATAAAGAGCGAATCATTACTTCTACGGAAGCCCTAAAATTGAAAGAAATTCCAAAGCACCTTATCGTTATTGGTGGTGGTGTAATAGGTTTAGAGCTTGGTCAAGTGTACAAGCGTTTAGGAGCTGAAGTAAGCGTTGTTGAGTATATGGACCGTATCATCCCAACTATGGATGGTGGTTTGTCTAAAGAATTGAACAAGGTATTAAAGAAGCAAAAATTCAAAATCAATACCTCTCACAAAGTAAAATCTGTGGAGCGTGTTGGTGATGAAGTAGTGGTTAAAGCTGACAATAAAAAAGGAGAAGAAGTAGAGTTTAGAGGAGATTATTGTTTGGTGTCTGTTGGACGTCGTCCTTATACCGATGGTTTAAATGCTGAAGCTGCTGGTGTGAAGTTGAACGATAGAGGACAAGTTGAAGTCAATGACCATTTACAAACTTCGGCTTCCAACATTTACGCTATTGGAGATGTTGTAAAAGGAGCGATGTTGGCCCATAAAGCTGAGGAAGAAGGCGTATTTGTTGCTGAAACTTTGGCCGGACAAAAGCCGCATATCGATTATAATTTAATTCCAGGGGTTGTGTATACATGGCCAGAGGTTGCGGCTGTAGGAAAATCTGAAGAGCAATTGAAAGAAGCTGGTGTAGCCTATAAAGTTGGGCAATTCCCAATGCGTGCTTTGGGTAGAAGTAGAGCTAGTATGGATTTGGATGGATTTGTAAAGGTACTTGCCGATAAGCAAACTGATGAAATTCTTGGAGTACATATGTTAGGAGCCCGTGCAGCCGATATGATCGCGGAAGCGGTAGTCGCTATGGAATACAGAGCGTCTGCTGAGGATGTTTCGCGTATGTCCCACGCTCACCCGACCTTTACAGAAGCTATTAAAGAAGCGGCTTTGGCTGCAACAGGAGATAGAGCTTTACATGTGTAA